A stretch of DNA from Methylobacterium sp. CB376:
CCGGCGGGATCGAGGGGACCGCGCCCGTAGCGGGCGTGGAAGCGGAAGAAGCGCAGGATCCGGAGGTAATCCTCGCGGATGCGCTGGGCCGGATCGCCGATGAAGCGCACCCGCCCGGCCGCGAGGTCGGGCAGGCCGCCGACGGGGTCGTGCAGGTGCCCGCCCGCATCCGCGAACAGCGCGTTGATGGTGAAGTCGCGCCGCGCCGCGTCCCGGCCGAAATCCCGGCCGTAGCGCACCACCGCGTGGCGGCCGTCCGTCTCCACATCCTCGCGCAGGGTCGTGACCTCGAAGGGCTCGCCGTGGGCCACCACCGTGACGGTGCCGTGGCTGATCCCGGTCGGGACCGGCTTCAGCCCCGACGCGGCGGCGCGCCGCATCACCGTCTCGGGCAGGAGCGTCGTGGCGAGGTCCACATCCGCCACGGCGCGGCCGAGCAGCGCGTCCCGCACCGCCCCGCCGACGAGGCGGGTCTCCTCGCCGGGCAGGGCGAGGGCGTCCAGCACCTTGCGCAGGGGGGCGCGGGCCAGCAGGGCCGCGAGGCCGCCCGCGTCGCGCAGGCTCATCGGAACTGTCCGGGCACGACCCGGCCGTTCTCGATGTGGGTCGGGACGAAGCCGTGCCCGTGCCGCTCGGCGAACAGGCCCGCCGCCAGGAGCGAGCCCACCACGAGGACCGCGCCCGCCAGCGCGAGCCGCAGGGCGTGGTCGCTCCAGTGGAGCCAGACCAGCGGGCTGCGCCGGCTGAGCACGAGGTAGATCCCGAACAGCGCGAAGGGCAGGAAGAACAGGATCAGGTCGTCGGCAACGGCGCGGATCATCGCGGGGCAGCCTGGCCGGGGCCGGAAGGAGCGGCCGCCGGCGCCCCGGCGAGCCGGTCGGAGAAGTTGCGCAGGATGCCGGCCGTCACGCCCCAGATGTAGCGCTCGCCGAACGGGATCGCGTAGTAGCGCCGCTGGCGCCCGCGCCATTCCCGGCTGTGCAGGGCGTGGTTGGCGAGGTCCATCAGGAAGGCGAGCGGCACCTCGAAGGCCTCCGCCACCTCGTTCGGGTTGAGGCTGAGCGGCGCGGCCGGATCGACCAGGCCGACGACCGGCGTCACCAGGAAGCCGGTGCCCGACAGGTAGGCGTCGAGGTAGCCGAGCGGGCGCACGAAGCCGCGCAGCAGGCCGATCTCCTCCTCGGCCTCGCGCAGGGCCGCCGCCAGCGGGGAGGGGTCGGCCGGGTCGATCTTGCCGCCCGGGAAGGCGATCTGCCCGGAATGGTCGCGCAGGTGGGCCGCGCGCTGCGTGAACAGGACGGTGACGCCCTCCGGCCGGGCCAGGACCGGCACCAGCACGGCGGCGGCCCGCGGCGGGCGCGCGAGCGCGGCCGTCAGCACGTCGGGCTCGACGTCGTGGTCGCCGCGCGGATTCGAGGTCGGCTCGAGGGGGCCGGGCGGCTCGGCCCGCAGCCCCGCCGCGGCCCGCGCCAGGAAGAGCTCGACCGCGGAGGGATGCGGCGCGGGGGAGGCGCTCACGACAGCTCCGCGGCCGGCAGGATCGAGTGGAAGCGCCCGCCCGCCGCGAGGCCGAACCAGCGCGCGCCCTCGACCTCGCGCTCCTCGCAGAGATCGACGAGGTCGTAGACGAGGGCGCGGGTCACCAGCGCCCAGAGCCCGTGGCGGACGTGGATGTAGGGCTTGAGGCCGCCCTCGGCGTCGCGCTCGAAGCGCATTCCGTGCGCCTCGTCGAGCGGCACGAGGTCGTCGAGGTTGGTGCGGAAGGCGAGGCGGCGCGCCTCGCCCTCGCCCTCCACAGCCATCTCGACGGCCAGGAAGGGCGCGTCCTCGACCTCGATCCCGACCCGCTCGACCGGGGTGACGAGCACGATCCGCCCGTCCGGGTCCCGCCGCAGGATCGAGGCGAAGAGGCGCACCAGGGCCGGCCGCGCGATCGGGCTGCCGTTGTAGTGCCAGGTGCCGTCCGCGGCGATCCGCATCGGGATCTCGCCGCAATAGGCCGGATTCCAGCGCTCGACCGGGGGCGGCCCGCGCCGGCCCGCCTCCGGCCCGAGGGCGGCGGCGAGGCGCGCGAGCGGGCCCGGCGAGGGGGATTCCGGTGAGGCGGGGCCGGACGAAGTCTGCGTCATGCGCTGAAGATAGGCGAGGCGCGACGGTTTTGAACGTCCTCAGCTGGCCGGATCGGGCCGCCGCCGCAGGATCTTCCACACGCCCGTGCAGGTCGCCGCGACCCGGCCCCGGCTCGTCACGTCGCCGCGCAGGAAGACCAGGGTGCCGGTGCGCTGGACGACCTGCGGCACCAGCGTCGCCACCTCGCCGATGCGCAGGGCCGCGATGAACTGCATCTCGAACTGCACGGTGACGCAGTTCGCGCCCTCGGCCGCCGCCATCGCGGTCACGCCGAGCGCCCGGTCCGCGAAGGTCATCAGCATCCCGCCCTGCACGACCCCGATCAGGTTGGCGTGCTTGGGCTCGGCCCGGAACGCGTAGGAGGCCGGCCCCTCGCCCTCGCGCACGAAGATCGGGCCGACGAGGTCGACGAAGCCGGGATCCGTGAAGGGATGCCAGCCCTGGGAGGGGTCGAGGTCGCTCATGGCGAGGGCTTACCCGAGCCGGCGCGCCTCCCGCAACGCCGCCCCGCCCGGCGCCCTGCCCTGCGTCGTCTCGCCGACCTTGCCTCCGGCAGGGCAGGGTTCCAAACTCCACGGTCTGGTGCGGATCGGGGCGGATCCGGGAACCACCGCGAGCAGAGGATCCCCCATGACCCACGGCAGCGCGCCGGCCCCCGCGACCTCCCTCGACGACGGCATCGTCGCCGCCGCGGAAGCCTGCCTCGCTTCGGTCGGACGCGCCCGCGACGCGATCCACCAGGTGATCTTCGGCCAGGAGCAGGTCGTGGACCTCGCCCTGGTGACCATCCTGGCCGGCGGCCACGGGCTCCTCGTCGGTCTCCCGGGCCTTGCCAAGACCAAGCTCGTCGAGACCCTCGGCACGGTGCTCGGGCTCGATGCCCGCCGGGTCCAGTTCACCCCGGACCTGATGCCCTCCGACATTCTCGGCACCGAGATCCTCGACGAGGACCAGGACCGCCACCGCTCCTTCCGCTTCGTGCGCGGCCCGATCTTCAGCCAATTGCTGATGGCCGACGAGATCAACCGCGCGAGCCCGCGCACCCAGTCGGCCCTGCTGCAGGCGATGCAGGAGCACTTCGTCTCGGTGGCGGGCGAGCGGCACGAATTGCCGCGCCCCTTCCACGTCCTCGCGACCCAGAACCCGATCGAGCAGGAGGGCACCTACCCGCTGCCCGAGGCGCAGCTCGACCGCTTCCTCCTGGAGATCGACGTCGGCTACCCGGACCGGGCGGCGGAGCGGCGCATCCTGATCGAGACGACCGGCGCCGAGGAGCACCGGCCGCAGGCGGTGATGACCACGGACGCGCTCATCGCCGCGCAGCGCCTCGTGCGGCGCCTGCCGGTGGGCGACCGGGTGGTCGACGCGATCCTCGACCTCGTCCGCGCCGCCCGGCCGGAGGGCGGCGACGCCGCGGTGGCGCCCAAGCTCCTCTGGGGGCCGGGGCCGCGGGCGAGCCAGGCCCTGATGCTGGCGGTGCGCGCCCGCGCCCTGATCGAGGGCCGCGTCGCGCCCTCCGTGGAGGACGTGGCGGCCCTGGCCGAGCCGGTGCTCAAGCACCGCATGGCGCTCACCTTCTCGGCCCGCGCGGACGGCGAGACGATCCCCGGCCTGATCGGCCGGCTCGCCTCGCGCCTCTAGGGCGCGGCATGCCCTCGACCCGCGTCCTCGACGCGACGCAGCGCGCCCCCGGGCGGCGCGAGACCGAGGGCGCCCTCGCCCTCGCCCAGCGGATGCCGCGCCTGATCCTCGAGGCGCGGCGGGTGGCCTCGACCCTGGCGCACGGGCTGCACGGGCGGCGGCGGGCCGGGCCCGGCGAGAGCTTCTGGCAGTTCCGCCCCTTCGTGGCGGGCGAGGCGGCCGGCCGCATCGACTGGCGCCGCTCCGCCCGGGACGGGCGCCTCTACGTCCGCGAGCGCGAGTGGGAGGCGGCCCACACGGTCTGGATCTGGGTCGATCGCTCGGCCTCGATGGGCTTCGCCTCCAGCCTGGCCCAGGCCCCGAAGGTCGAGCGCGCCCTCGTGCTCGGCCTCGCCCTGGCGGATTCCTTCGTGGAGGCGGGCGAGCGGGTGGGGCTGCTCGGCCTCGCCCGGCCGCAGGCCTCGCGCGCGATCGTGGAGCGCGTCGCCGAGGCCCTGGCCGCCGATGCGGCCGGGCTCGACGAGGACCTGCCGCCGCGCGCGCCCGTCGCCCGCTTCGACGAGGTGGTGCTGATCGGCGACTTCCTGAGCCCGCCCGAGGAGCTGCGCGCCACGGTGGCGGGCATCGCCGGCGCGGGCGGGCGCGGGCACCTCGTCGCCGTCGTGGATCCGGTGGAGGAGACCTTCCCGTTCGCGGGCGAGGCCGAGCTGCACGACCTGGAGGCCGGGATCTCCCTGCGGGTCGGCGACGCCGCGGCCTGGGGCGAGGCCTACCGGGCGCGGATCCGGGCCCACCGGGACGCGCTGGCCGAGATCGCCCGCGGTCACGGCTGGACCTTCAGCCTCCACCGCACCGACCGTCCGGCGAGCGAGGCGGCGCTGCGCGTGCTGACGCTCGTGGCGGCGCGCGGCGCCGGTTGAGGAGGCGGACCGGATGTTCGGACTTCCCCTGACCTTCGCCGCGCCGCTCGCCCTGGCGGCCCTGCTCGCCCTGCCGGCCCTCTGGTACCTGCTGCGGGTGACGCCGCCGCGGCCGCGGCGGATCGACTTCCCGCCGCTGCGCATCCTGGCCGACCTGCTGCCCGAGCGGGAGACCCCCGCCCGCACGCCGCCCTGGCTGATGATCCTGCGCCTCCTCGCGGCGGCCTGCCTGATCCTCGCGGTGGCGGGGCCGGTCTGGAACCCGGCCGCCCCGGCGGTCGGCGACGGGCGCGCGCCCCTCGTCCTCGTCCTCGACAACGGCGCCACCGCCGCGCAGGATTGGCGCGACCGGGTGCGGGTCGCGGGCGAGGAGGTCGAGGCCGCCGCCCGGGCCGGGCGGCCGGTGGCGCTGCTCGCCACGGCGGCGGCGCCCGCCGGCCTGGAGGCGACCGGCCCCGGCCCGGCGCTGGAGCGCCTGCGCGCGGTCAAGCCCCAGCCCCACCTCGCGGCGCGGGACGCGCACCTGCCCGCCCTGACGGGGTTCCTCGAGCGCAATCCCGGCAGCGCCGTGGTCTGGATCAGCGACGGGGTCGCCGGGGTCGACGAGGGCCGCTTCCCGGCCGGCCTCGCGGAGGCGGCCTCCCGCACCGGCGCCGCCGTCACGGTGCTGAAGGGCGACCGCGCCCCGGCCCTGGCGCTCGCCGGGCCGGAGGGGAGCGGCGGGCGGATCGGCGTCCGGGTGCTGCGCGCCGAGCCGAACGGCCGCGACTCCGGCACCGTGCGGGCCCTCGACGCCAAGGGCCTGCCGCTCGCCGAGGGGGCCTTCGCCTTCGCGTCGGGCGCCACCGAGGCGGAGACCGGCTTCGACCTGCCGGTCGAGATCCGCAACGCCATCGCGCGCTTCGAGGTCGCGGGCGAGCGCTCGGCCGCCGCCGTGACCCTCGCGGACGAGCGCGGGCGCCGCCGGCGGGTCGGCCTCGTCTTCGGCGGAACCAGCGACCAGGCCCAGCCCCTGCTGTCCCCGGTCTACTACCTGTCGCGCGCGCTCTCGCCCTTCGCGGACGTGCAGGAGCCGCGGGGCGGCAAGGGCGTGGCGGAAGCGATCGGGCAGATGCTCGATGCGCAGGTCTCGGTGCTGATGCTCGCCGATGTCGGCGCCCTCGACCCGGCCACGCAGGAGCGCGTCGCGGGCTTCGTCGACAAGGGCGGGCTCCTCCTGCGCTTCGCGGGGCCGCGCCTCGCGGCGGGCAGCGACGACCTCGTGCCGGTGCGCCTGCGCCGCGGCGGCCGCGTGCTCGGCGGCGCCCTCTCCTGGGACAGCCCCAAGACCCTGGCTCCCTTCCTGCCCGAGAGCCCCTTCGCGGGATTGCGGGCCCCGGCCGATATCGGGGTGCGGCGGCAGATCCTCGCCGAGCCGGACGGCGACCTCGCCCGCCGGACCTGGGCGTCGCTGCAGGACGGCACGCCGATCGTGACCGCGGCGAAGCGCGGGGAGGGGCTGATGGTTCTCGTCCACGTCACGGCCGACACGACCTGGTCGAACCTGCCGCTCTCGGGCCTCTTCGTCGACATGCTGCGCCGGACGGTGGCGCTCGCCGGCTCCGCGCCGCCGCCCGACGGCGGCGCCCAGGCGGGACCGCCGCCGGTCCTGGCGCCGCGCCTCGCCCTCGACGGCTTCGGCGCCCTCGCCCCGCCCCCCGCTACCGCGCGGGCGATCCCCGCCACCTACACCGACCGGGCCAGCGCGGAGCACCCGCCCGGCTTCTACGGGCCGCTCGACGGCGGCCTCGCGGTGAACGCCCTCCGGCCCGACGACCGGCTGCACGCCCTCGACTTCGCCCCGCTCGGGGCGGCGCGGTTCGGCGGCCTGTCGGAGGCGGCGCGGCGCGACCTGCGCGGGCCGCTCTTCCTGCTCGGGCTGCTGCTCCTCGTCCTCGACACGCTGGCCACGCTGTGGCTCGGCGGGTTCCTCGGCCTGATGGCGGCCCGGCTGCGCCGGCCCGCCGCGGCGGCGCTGCTGCTGCCGGCCCTCCTCGCGGGCCTCCCGGGCGCGCCCGATCCCGCCCGGGCGGCGGAGCCGGCCGCGAACCGGCCGAACGGCATCGAATCCGCCCTCGTCACCCGCATCGGCTACGTGCTGACCGGCGACGCCACCGTGGACGAGACCAGCCGGGCGGGCCTGACCGGCCTCACCCAGATGCTGGCGAGCCGCACGGCCCTCGAACCCGGCGAGCCCGCCGGCATCGACCCGGCGCGGGACGAACTCGCCTTCTATCCGCTGATCTACTGGCCGGTCGTGCCGAGCCGCCCGCAGCCGGGCGAGCAGGCGATCCGGCGCATCGACGCCTTCATGAAGAACGGCGGCACCGTGATCTTCGACACGCGCGACGCCATGATGGCGCGCTCCGGCGGCCCGCCCACCGCCGAGGCGCTCTATCTCCAGCGCATGCTCTCGACCCTCGAAGTGCCCGAACTGGAGCCGGTGCCGCGCGACCACGTGCTCACCAAGGCCTTCTACCTCGTGGATTCCTTCCCGGGCCGCTACGCCAACGGCCAGACCTGGGTCGAGGCGCTGCCGCCGGCCGGCGACGGGGCCGAGCGGCGGCCGGCCCGCGCGGGCGACGGCGTCTCGCCGATCGTCATCACCGGCAACGACCTCGCCTCCGCCTGGGCGGTGGGGCGCCGGGGCGAGGCGCTCTATCCGGTGGTGGGGGGCGACCCGCGCCAGCGCGAGATGGCGTTCCGGGGCGGGGTCAACCTCGTGATGTACGCCCTCACGGGCAACTACAAGGCCGACCAGGTGCATGTCCCGGCCCTGCTGGAGCGGCTCGGCCAGTGAGGGCGGGCGCGATCGGGGCGGCCGGGCCGGGTGCCCGCCCGCGCGCCCGCGGCCGGGCCGGCGGAGCTGAGGACCATCGATGCTGAGCCTGAGTGTCTCGCCCCTCGTTCCGACCGCGCTCCTGTGGGGGCTTGCCGCCGCGGTGGGTCTGCTCGGCCTCGTGGCGTTCGTGGCCCGCGGCCCGGTGGCGCTCCTGCGCGTCCTGGTCCTCGGCCTTCTGCTCGCGGCCCTCGCCAACCCCTCCCTGGTCCAGGAGGACCGCGAGCCGGTCAAGGACGTGGCCGCGGTGGTGATCGACCGCTCGGGCTCGCAGATGCTCGGCGACCGCCCGGCCATGACCGAGCAGGTCCGGGCCGAGCTGCAGCGGCGCTTCGGCGGCCTCGCGGAGATCGAGCCCCGCTTCATCGAGGTGCCGGAGGTCGGCACCGACGAGGGCACCAAGCTCTTCACCGCCCTCTCCAACGCCCTCGCGGACGTGCCGCCCGACCGGCTCGCCGGGATCGTCATGGTCACGGACGGGGTCGT
This window harbors:
- a CDS encoding DUF6111 family protein, producing the protein MIRAVADDLILFFLPFALFGIYLVLSRRSPLVWLHWSDHALRLALAGAVLVVGSLLAAGLFAERHGHGFVPTHIENGRVVPGQFR
- a CDS encoding CoA pyrophosphatase, producing MSASPAPHPSAVELFLARAAAGLRAEPPGPLEPTSNPRGDHDVEPDVLTAALARPPRAAAVLVPVLARPEGVTVLFTQRAAHLRDHSGQIAFPGGKIDPADPSPLAAALREAEEEIGLLRGFVRPLGYLDAYLSGTGFLVTPVVGLVDPAAPLSLNPNEVAEAFEVPLAFLMDLANHALHSREWRGRQRRYYAIPFGERYIWGVTAGILRNFSDRLAGAPAAAPSGPGQAAPR
- a CDS encoding DUF1285 domain-containing protein — encoded protein: MTQTSSGPASPESPSPGPLARLAAALGPEAGRRGPPPVERWNPAYCGEIPMRIAADGTWHYNGSPIARPALVRLFASILRRDPDGRIVLVTPVERVGIEVEDAPFLAVEMAVEGEGEARRLAFRTNLDDLVPLDEAHGMRFERDAEGGLKPYIHVRHGLWALVTRALVYDLVDLCEEREVEGARWFGLAAGGRFHSILPAAELS
- a CDS encoding PaaI family thioesterase: MSDLDPSQGWHPFTDPGFVDLVGPIFVREGEGPASYAFRAEPKHANLIGVVQGGMLMTFADRALGVTAMAAAEGANCVTVQFEMQFIAALRIGEVATLVPQVVQRTGTLVFLRGDVTSRGRVAATCTGVWKILRRRPDPAS
- a CDS encoding AAA family ATPase encodes the protein MTHGSAPAPATSLDDGIVAAAEACLASVGRARDAIHQVIFGQEQVVDLALVTILAGGHGLLVGLPGLAKTKLVETLGTVLGLDARRVQFTPDLMPSDILGTEILDEDQDRHRSFRFVRGPIFSQLLMADEINRASPRTQSALLQAMQEHFVSVAGERHELPRPFHVLATQNPIEQEGTYPLPEAQLDRFLLEIDVGYPDRAAERRILIETTGAEEHRPQAVMTTDALIAAQRLVRRLPVGDRVVDAILDLVRAARPEGGDAAVAPKLLWGPGPRASQALMLAVRARALIEGRVAPSVEDVAALAEPVLKHRMALTFSARADGETIPGLIGRLASRL
- a CDS encoding DUF58 domain-containing protein, with translation MPSTRVLDATQRAPGRRETEGALALAQRMPRLILEARRVASTLAHGLHGRRRAGPGESFWQFRPFVAGEAAGRIDWRRSARDGRLYVREREWEAAHTVWIWVDRSASMGFASSLAQAPKVERALVLGLALADSFVEAGERVGLLGLARPQASRAIVERVAEALAADAAGLDEDLPPRAPVARFDEVVLIGDFLSPPEELRATVAGIAGAGGRGHLVAVVDPVEETFPFAGEAELHDLEAGISLRVGDAAAWGEAYRARIRAHRDALAEIARGHGWTFSLHRTDRPASEAALRVLTLVAARGAG
- a CDS encoding DUF4159 domain-containing protein, with the translated sequence MFGLPLTFAAPLALAALLALPALWYLLRVTPPRPRRIDFPPLRILADLLPERETPARTPPWLMILRLLAAACLILAVAGPVWNPAAPAVGDGRAPLVLVLDNGATAAQDWRDRVRVAGEEVEAAARAGRPVALLATAAAPAGLEATGPGPALERLRAVKPQPHLAARDAHLPALTGFLERNPGSAVVWISDGVAGVDEGRFPAGLAEAASRTGAAVTVLKGDRAPALALAGPEGSGGRIGVRVLRAEPNGRDSGTVRALDAKGLPLAEGAFAFASGATEAETGFDLPVEIRNAIARFEVAGERSAAAVTLADERGRRRRVGLVFGGTSDQAQPLLSPVYYLSRALSPFADVQEPRGGKGVAEAIGQMLDAQVSVLMLADVGALDPATQERVAGFVDKGGLLLRFAGPRLAAGSDDLVPVRLRRGGRVLGGALSWDSPKTLAPFLPESPFAGLRAPADIGVRRQILAEPDGDLARRTWASLQDGTPIVTAAKRGEGLMVLVHVTADTTWSNLPLSGLFVDMLRRTVALAGSAPPPDGGAQAGPPPVLAPRLALDGFGALAPPPATARAIPATYTDRASAEHPPGFYGPLDGGLAVNALRPDDRLHALDFAPLGAARFGGLSEAARRDLRGPLFLLGLLLLVLDTLATLWLGGFLGLMAARLRRPAAAALLLPALLAGLPGAPDPARAAEPAANRPNGIESALVTRIGYVLTGDATVDETSRAGLTGLTQMLASRTALEPGEPAGIDPARDELAFYPLIYWPVVPSRPQPGEQAIRRIDAFMKNGGTVIFDTRDAMMARSGGPPTAEALYLQRMLSTLEVPELEPVPRDHVLTKAFYLVDSFPGRYANGQTWVEALPPAGDGAERRPARAGDGVSPIVITGNDLASAWAVGRRGEALYPVVGGDPRQREMAFRGGVNLVMYALTGNYKADQVHVPALLERLGQ